In Porites lutea chromosome 7, jaPorLute2.1, whole genome shotgun sequence, a single window of DNA contains:
- the LOC140944933 gene encoding apoptosis-resistant E3 ubiquitin protein ligase 1-like isoform X1, which translates to MIRQLAVFVLGLGFFLYRVQVYFALRQEKAELRSFLKENDLLDYEVKLHKFGIISKAKFASLDAHRFLVLHGSFWGFFTFNSEKERLELSAQKAKHELQLLFWLQQLDLESKYTRLISLGINSVESLVSNLSTIKLEQTVFSDDDFTKLQAAINSWDGESCVDSFPHKSAIAVGFSFSWWTIKLLGKMFLYTLTTVICLVIFCVGFSRLKTKSQQHQSSFMRYMLGLTLEPRLTKVKWDWEDPHIVGESMSFFLKFYRMNFTPYPISEADYVLVEIMHDNTFIVSSREYGGQKWGDSNMMKISFTVREAGTYKISVLACGTPIKGSPFTKTFLPGNVDPVKCSILEGGSILEVQQGIYTPLTVEARDKFGNICPLSEQDVHSYSVEVTEIGSSIKTDPELVILPDGNDKNYILHIKLDTEGCFNAVVRYNKLSLSQGQFTIISLNAKEIDQVNKNIKRQCWNVWFEAFLLTRDESLLNLSTPTPSNPGQLIASPTTTSLAWNGTALKKSQKVYCYITKKQLLIKEFYVKIIPHRLYGFRVRPTTKIILHAPNPNAEHPIFTVDDGAQPPVTVMCKERNVLVATFSRLLLTRIGGSESFKDKQDFFYRELVVYHGKKAGEVNLRIDRHKLLESSYQATVKTLYSSDWLRLFHITFKGEIGVDWGGLRREWVELLCKALFSHESGFFTRFNADDPQALVHPNPKRPLGMKLKFYEFAGRIVGKCLYESALGSGRRLNVKARFTRSFLAQLLGLRVCYRYFESDDKQLYRSKIKYVEETDPEDLGLVFAEEEYDMKGRLEKMVELKPGGAQIPVTESNKKEYLDLLAQYRLCSSVKQEIEAFAKGLNEMVPDSLLSVFDEYELELLMCGTGNISVSDFRQNHSVINSGMSFGKTLDWFWTIVTSFTQEELARLVQFITGSSQLPPGGFAELSPPIQISSAPTADALPTAHTCFNQLCLPSYSSFKEMQKKLLLAINEGSEGFGFA; encoded by the exons GGATCATTTCCAAAGCCAAGTTTGCAAGTCTTGATGCTCACAGATTTCTTGTCCTTCATGGCTCATTTTGGGGATTTTTTACATTCAATTCTGAGAAAGAAAGATTAGAACTTTCTGCACAAAAAGCCAAACATGAACTTCAACTGTTATTTTGGCTTCAGCAGCTGGACTTGGAAAGTAAATATACTCGGCTGATATCACTAGGAATAAACAGTGTGGAAAGTTTGGTCAGTAATTTAAGTACTATTAAGTTGGAACAGACTGTTTTTAGTGATGATGATTTTACAAAGCTGCAAGCAGCAATTAACTCATGGGACGGTGAATCATGTGTTGACTCTTTCCCTCACAAAAGTGCAATAGCAGTCGGCTTTTCATTTTCCTGGTGGACTATTAAACTTTTAG GTAAAATGTTTTTATACACCTTAACCACTGTAATTTGCCTGGTCATTTTTTGCGTTGGATTTTCTCGATTGAAAACCAAGAGTCAGCAGCACCAGTCTTCATTTATGCGATACATGCTTGGTTTGACGCTGGAACCTAGACTCACAAAAGTAAAGTGGGATTGGGAAGACCCCCATATAGTGGGTGAATCCATGTCATTTTTTCTTAAG ttttataGGATGAATTTTACTCCTTATCCAATCTCAGAAGCTGACTACGTCCTTGTGGAGATCATGCATGATAATACGTTCATTGTAAGTTCACGTGAATATGGTGGCCAAAAATGGGGAGATAGCAATATGATGAAAATATCATTTACTGTTAGAGAGGCTGGAACCTACAAGATTTCTGTTCTTGCTTGTGGAACTCCAATCAAAGGAAGCCCATTCACAAAGACATTTTTACCTG GGAATGTTGATCCAGTAAAGTGCAGTATTTTGGAAGGGGGATCAATTTTGGAGGTTCAACAGGGGATCTACACACCTCTTACTGTAGAAGCACGAGACAAGTTTGGTAACATTTGTCCATTATCAGAACAAGATGTTCATTCATACAGTGTTGAAGTTACCGAG ATTGGAAGCAGCATAAAGACAGACCCTGAACTTGTAATCCTGCCAGATGGCAATGATAAAAATTATATTCTGCATATTAAATTGGATACAGAAGGTTGTTTTAATGCAGTGGTCAGGTACAACAAGCTGTCACTTAGCCAGGGTCAATTTACAATCATCTCTTTGAACG ctaAAGAAATTGATCAAGTCAACAAAAATATTAAGAGGCAGTGTTGGAATGTTTGGTTTGAGGCTTTCCTGCTGACAAGAGATGAATCTTTGTTGAACCTTTCCACCCCCACTCCTAGTAACCCTGGCCAACTTATCGCTTCTCCAACTACCACATCTCTTGCGTGGAATGGCACTGCCctgaaaaaatctcaaaaggTTTATTGCTATATTACCAAAAAG caATTGTTAATAAAAGAATTTTATGTGAAGATAATTCCTCACCGATTATATGGATTTCGTGTCAGACCCACTACAAAG ATCATCTTACACGCCCCTAACCCCAATGCAGAGCACCCAATCTTCACTGTAGATGATGGCGCGCAGCCTCCAGTTACTGTTATGTGTAAAGAAAGGAATGTCTTGGTCGCTACATTCTCAAGACTCTTGCTCACTAGAATAG gTGGATCGGAAAGTTTTAAGGATAAACAAGATTTCTTTTATCGTGAACTTGTAGTATATCACGGTAAAAAAGCTGGAGAAGTAAACTTGAGGATTGATCGTCATAAGCTGCTAGAGAGT tcatACCAAGCTACTGTCAAAACTCTATACTCGAGTGACTGGCTGCGACTTTTTCACATCACATTCAAAGGAGAAATTG gtGTTGACTGGGGTGGCTTGCGACGCGAGTGGGTGGAGTTGTTATGTAAAGCTCTGTTTTCTCATGAAAGTGGCTTTTTCACTCGATTCAACGCCGACGATCCCCAAGCACTG GTTCATCCGAACCCCAAAAGGCCTCTTGGAATGAAGTTAAAGTTTTATGAGTTTGCAGGGCGCATCGTGGGAAAATGTTTGTACGAATCTGCGTTGGGCTCCGGCCGAAGGCTCAACGTGAAAGCGAGGTTCACCAGATCATTTCTAGCTCAACTTCTTGGTCTTCGTGTTTGTTACAGG tattttgaaagtgaCGATAAGCAGCTTTATCGGAGTAAAATCAAGTACGTCGAGGAGACTGACCCGGAGGACCTGGGACTGGTTTTCGCTGAAGAGGAGTACGATATGAAGGGGCGCTTAGAGAAG ATGGTTGAATTGAAGCCGGGTGGTGCTCAGATCCCGGTAACAGAATCAAACAAGAAAGAATATCTGGATCTGTTAGCGCAGTATCGTCTGTGTTCTTCCGTCAAGCAGGAGATTGAGGCTTTTGCAAAAG GTTTAAATGAAATGGTTCCAGACAGTCTTCTCAGTGTGTTTGATGAATACGAATTAGAA CTACTAATGTGTGGAACAGGAAATATTAGTGTGTCTGATTTCCGACAAAACCACAGCGTTATAAACAGCGGGATGTCCTTTGGAAAG ACTCTGGATTGGTTTTGGACGATAGTGACTAGTTTTACTCAAGAAGAACTTGCCCGGCTGGTTCAGTTCATTACAGGATCGTCTCAGCTGCCTCCTGGAGGATTTGCGGAGCTTTCTCCACCAATACAGATCTCTTCAGCTCCCACAGCAGACGCACTGCCTACCGCACATACCTG ctTCAACCAGCTTTGTTTACCGTCTTACTCATCGTTCAAGGAAATGCAGAAGAAACTGTTGCTGGCAATAAATGAAGGAAGCGAAGGATTTGGTTTTGCCTGa
- the LOC140944933 gene encoding apoptosis-resistant E3 ubiquitin protein ligase 1-like isoform X2 — MFLYTLTTVICLVIFCVGFSRLKTKSQQHQSSFMRYMLGLTLEPRLTKVKWDWEDPHIVGESMSFFLKFYRMNFTPYPISEADYVLVEIMHDNTFIVSSREYGGQKWGDSNMMKISFTVREAGTYKISVLACGTPIKGSPFTKTFLPGNVDPVKCSILEGGSILEVQQGIYTPLTVEARDKFGNICPLSEQDVHSYSVEVTEIGSSIKTDPELVILPDGNDKNYILHIKLDTEGCFNAVVRYNKLSLSQGQFTIISLNAKEIDQVNKNIKRQCWNVWFEAFLLTRDESLLNLSTPTPSNPGQLIASPTTTSLAWNGTALKKSQKVYCYITKKQLLIKEFYVKIIPHRLYGFRVRPTTKIILHAPNPNAEHPIFTVDDGAQPPVTVMCKERNVLVATFSRLLLTRIGGSESFKDKQDFFYRELVVYHGKKAGEVNLRIDRHKLLESSYQATVKTLYSSDWLRLFHITFKGEIGVDWGGLRREWVELLCKALFSHESGFFTRFNADDPQALVHPNPKRPLGMKLKFYEFAGRIVGKCLYESALGSGRRLNVKARFTRSFLAQLLGLRVCYRYFESDDKQLYRSKIKYVEETDPEDLGLVFAEEEYDMKGRLEKMVELKPGGAQIPVTESNKKEYLDLLAQYRLCSSVKQEIEAFAKGLNEMVPDSLLSVFDEYELELLMCGTGNISVSDFRQNHSVINSGMSFGKTLDWFWTIVTSFTQEELARLVQFITGSSQLPPGGFAELSPPIQISSAPTADALPTAHTCFNQLCLPSYSSFKEMQKKLLLAINEGSEGFGFA; from the exons ATGTTTTTATACACCTTAACCACTGTAATTTGCCTGGTCATTTTTTGCGTTGGATTTTCTCGATTGAAAACCAAGAGTCAGCAGCACCAGTCTTCATTTATGCGATACATGCTTGGTTTGACGCTGGAACCTAGACTCACAAAAGTAAAGTGGGATTGGGAAGACCCCCATATAGTGGGTGAATCCATGTCATTTTTTCTTAAG ttttataGGATGAATTTTACTCCTTATCCAATCTCAGAAGCTGACTACGTCCTTGTGGAGATCATGCATGATAATACGTTCATTGTAAGTTCACGTGAATATGGTGGCCAAAAATGGGGAGATAGCAATATGATGAAAATATCATTTACTGTTAGAGAGGCTGGAACCTACAAGATTTCTGTTCTTGCTTGTGGAACTCCAATCAAAGGAAGCCCATTCACAAAGACATTTTTACCTG GGAATGTTGATCCAGTAAAGTGCAGTATTTTGGAAGGGGGATCAATTTTGGAGGTTCAACAGGGGATCTACACACCTCTTACTGTAGAAGCACGAGACAAGTTTGGTAACATTTGTCCATTATCAGAACAAGATGTTCATTCATACAGTGTTGAAGTTACCGAG ATTGGAAGCAGCATAAAGACAGACCCTGAACTTGTAATCCTGCCAGATGGCAATGATAAAAATTATATTCTGCATATTAAATTGGATACAGAAGGTTGTTTTAATGCAGTGGTCAGGTACAACAAGCTGTCACTTAGCCAGGGTCAATTTACAATCATCTCTTTGAACG ctaAAGAAATTGATCAAGTCAACAAAAATATTAAGAGGCAGTGTTGGAATGTTTGGTTTGAGGCTTTCCTGCTGACAAGAGATGAATCTTTGTTGAACCTTTCCACCCCCACTCCTAGTAACCCTGGCCAACTTATCGCTTCTCCAACTACCACATCTCTTGCGTGGAATGGCACTGCCctgaaaaaatctcaaaaggTTTATTGCTATATTACCAAAAAG caATTGTTAATAAAAGAATTTTATGTGAAGATAATTCCTCACCGATTATATGGATTTCGTGTCAGACCCACTACAAAG ATCATCTTACACGCCCCTAACCCCAATGCAGAGCACCCAATCTTCACTGTAGATGATGGCGCGCAGCCTCCAGTTACTGTTATGTGTAAAGAAAGGAATGTCTTGGTCGCTACATTCTCAAGACTCTTGCTCACTAGAATAG gTGGATCGGAAAGTTTTAAGGATAAACAAGATTTCTTTTATCGTGAACTTGTAGTATATCACGGTAAAAAAGCTGGAGAAGTAAACTTGAGGATTGATCGTCATAAGCTGCTAGAGAGT tcatACCAAGCTACTGTCAAAACTCTATACTCGAGTGACTGGCTGCGACTTTTTCACATCACATTCAAAGGAGAAATTG gtGTTGACTGGGGTGGCTTGCGACGCGAGTGGGTGGAGTTGTTATGTAAAGCTCTGTTTTCTCATGAAAGTGGCTTTTTCACTCGATTCAACGCCGACGATCCCCAAGCACTG GTTCATCCGAACCCCAAAAGGCCTCTTGGAATGAAGTTAAAGTTTTATGAGTTTGCAGGGCGCATCGTGGGAAAATGTTTGTACGAATCTGCGTTGGGCTCCGGCCGAAGGCTCAACGTGAAAGCGAGGTTCACCAGATCATTTCTAGCTCAACTTCTTGGTCTTCGTGTTTGTTACAGG tattttgaaagtgaCGATAAGCAGCTTTATCGGAGTAAAATCAAGTACGTCGAGGAGACTGACCCGGAGGACCTGGGACTGGTTTTCGCTGAAGAGGAGTACGATATGAAGGGGCGCTTAGAGAAG ATGGTTGAATTGAAGCCGGGTGGTGCTCAGATCCCGGTAACAGAATCAAACAAGAAAGAATATCTGGATCTGTTAGCGCAGTATCGTCTGTGTTCTTCCGTCAAGCAGGAGATTGAGGCTTTTGCAAAAG GTTTAAATGAAATGGTTCCAGACAGTCTTCTCAGTGTGTTTGATGAATACGAATTAGAA CTACTAATGTGTGGAACAGGAAATATTAGTGTGTCTGATTTCCGACAAAACCACAGCGTTATAAACAGCGGGATGTCCTTTGGAAAG ACTCTGGATTGGTTTTGGACGATAGTGACTAGTTTTACTCAAGAAGAACTTGCCCGGCTGGTTCAGTTCATTACAGGATCGTCTCAGCTGCCTCCTGGAGGATTTGCGGAGCTTTCTCCACCAATACAGATCTCTTCAGCTCCCACAGCAGACGCACTGCCTACCGCACATACCTG ctTCAACCAGCTTTGTTTACCGTCTTACTCATCGTTCAAGGAAATGCAGAAGAAACTGTTGCTGGCAATAAATGAAGGAAGCGAAGGATTTGGTTTTGCCTGa